AAAACGAATAATTCTCCCACTTTTTACAGCAATAAAAACATGACTATCACCCTTAGTGAGAATCGCTTCTAATAAAGAATCTCCTTTACGAATAATAATAGCATTGATTCCATCTTTTCTGGGACGAGAATAATTTTCTAAAGATGTTTTTTTTATAATACCTTTTTGCGTAATCATCATTACATAATAATCTTTGATATACTTTTTATTAGTAAGATCTCCTGTTAATATATAAGCGTTTACTTTATCATCTTGTTGAAGATGAATGATATTTTGTATAGCTCTTCCTTTAGAAATTTTAGACCCTTCTGGTATTTCATATACTCTTAACCAAAAACATTTTCCTTTTTCCGTAAAAAAAAGTAGATATTGATGATTAGTTGCTATAAGCAAATGCTTAAAAAAATCTGATTCTCTAGCAGTAGCGCCTCTATTTCCTACTCCTCCTCTTCCCTGACGTTTATATTCTGATAAAGATGTTCTTTTAATATAGCCAGCGTGGGAAATAGTAAGTACGACTTGTTCGTTTTCAATTAAATCTTCTATGTTTACTTTATTTCCTGAATAATCAATTTGTGTACGACGTGTATCTTGGTATTTTCTTTTAATATCTAAAAGTTCTTCTTTGATAATTTTGGTTCTTGTAGAATGCTCTTTCAAGATAGTTTTAAAAAATTCTATTTTTTTAATAAGTTCATCATATTCTTTTTGAAGTTTATCAATTTCTAAAAATGTCAGACTTTGTAGTTTCATATCTAAAATAGATTTAGATTGATTTTTAGATATTTGAAATTTGTGAGTCAATCTATCACAAGCATCATAATGATTTTTTGATTTTTGAATTAATTGAATCATGAGATCTAAATGATCCAATATTTTCAAAAAACCAGACAAAATATGAACACGATTTTGACACTTTTTTAGTTCGTATTTAGTGCGACGAATAATAACATTGTGTCTATGATTTACAAAATATCGTATAAAACTTTTTATATTTAATTGAACTGGTTTTCCATCGACTAAAGCTATATTATTTACATTAAAATAAGTTTGTAAAGGAGTATATTGAAATAATTTGTTCAATAATATATTAGGATTTGTGTTTTGTTTCAAAATGTAAACAATACGTAGTCCATTTCTATCTGATTCGTCACGAATTTGATTAATTCCTTCCATTTTTCCTTCTTTCATTAATTCCACAGTTCGAGCAATCATGTCAGCTTTATTGACTTGATAAGGAATTTCATCTACAATAACACATTGTCTTCCATGAATTTCTTCTAAATGTATTTTTGCACGCAAAACAATACGTCCTTTCCCAGTATGAAAAGCATTTTTAACTCCGTCATATCCGTAAATGATTCCGCCTGTAGGAAAATCAGGGGCTTTGATATATTTTATGATTTCTTCTATAGATATCTCATTATTGTCTATATAAGCACAAATGGCGTTGATAGTTTCTTTTAAATTGTGAGGAGGTATATTAGTCGCCATTCCAACTGCAATTCCAGAAGAACCATTAATCAAAAGATTAGGAATTCGTGTTGGTAATACGGTTGGTTCTTCTAAAGAATCATCAAAATTTGATTGCATATCTACCGTTTCTTTTTTGATATCTAACAACATTTCTTCAGATATCTTTTGCATTCTTACTTCTGTATAACGCATAGCTGCCGGAGGATCTGCATCCAATGATCCAAAATTTCCTTGCCCATCTATTAATGGATAACGTAATGTCCATTTTTGAGTCATACGAACCATAGTATCATAAACAGAAATATCTCCATGCGGATGATATTTCCCTAATACTTCTCCAACAATACGAGCAGATTTTTTATAAGAACTGTTAAAAAGAATTCCTAATTGATACATTCCATAAAGAACTCTTCTGTGTACAGGTTTTAATCCATCTCTAACATCAGGAAGAGCTCTGGATATAATAACAGACATAGAGTAATCTATGTAAGAAGACTTCATTTCATCTTCAATATTAATGGAAATCAATTTTTCTCCTTCACTTTCATTCATTTTTAATCTGAATTATAATTTTAGTTTAAAAAACTTTCCTTAATCAAAGAATATGGGACTTGACAATTATACGAACATTTTCCTATCTCCTTTAATAAAGAAAATTGAATTTTATTTTTTCATTTTTTTTATCATGTTCCATGATTCGCAATAATTTCTCAATTTCTAATTGAGATATTTGATTTTGTATTGGGTATAATGTATAAAATTTAGATCTAATTTCTCTATAATCAGATAAAGATAAACCATTAATTTTGAAAGAAATCCATGATTCATAAATCATTCCCATAGTTACAGCAACTCCGTGTAACATTTCTTTTATACTCATAAAATAACTCTCTAAAGCATGTCCAATAGTGTGTCCAAAATTTAGAATTTTTCTCAATCCTTTTTCTTTAGGATCTTGATCTACTATTTTTTGTTTAATTAATATAGATTTCTGAATTAGATGTATCCATTCGTTTTCATTTTTAATGATATCTGTTTGTATTTTATCCATTTCTTTCCAAAAATTCTTATCAGCTATCAATCCATGTTTAAACATTTCTGCCATTCCAGAAAGAATTTCTTTATTTGGAAGTGTTTTTAAAAAATTTGGATCAATGATTAAAAATTTTGGAATATAAAAAGACCCTATTTCATTTTTTATAGAACCTAAATTCACACCTGTTTTATATCCTATAGCGGCATCAACCATTCCTAATAAAGTTGTAGGAATATTAACAAAACGAATCCCTCGTTTAAATATAGATGCGACAAAACCCCCAATATCTGTTATAACTCCCCCTCCTAAATTTATTATTAAACTTTTTCTAGTCGCCTTAAGTTTTTCTAGATCTTTACAAATTTGAATACATGTATAAATATTTTTTTCTTTTTCTCCTGATTTTATCTTAATAAGATTCGATTTTTTTAAAAAATTTATATGTCTAAAAAGAACAGGAATACAATGTACACTGGTAATATCATCTACTAGAATAAATATATTTTTTATGGAATCTACTTGATAAAGTAAATAATTTTGAAGTACATCATAAGCTTCTTCATGAAAATATATGAATTCTTCCTTTTTTTTCATTTTCATAAATTTATCCTTGATAACAAAATTAACCAATTTTTGATTAATCAATAAAATAAAATATTTTATATAACCAAAAAATGATAAAAGCAAAACCTATTATGAAAAAAAATATGTTAGGAATCCATCCTAGAATATTAATAAATTTAAATAAACATTTCATAAAAAAAACAATATTATTATACATAAATATGAAAATAAATATTTTTATAAAAAATGGAAATATTTAACTTTGACTTTCATTATCATATTTGTCAAATGTCAGATATTTGGGATGTTTTTCAACATTTATTTAATCCTAGATGGATATTTTTATATTTCGGAAATGCGGCTTTATTTATTCTCTTAGCTATTATTTTTGCAGAAACGGGATTTTTTATTGGTTTTTTCTTACCTGGAGATTCTTTATTATTCACTGCTGGAATTTTTGGGAAAGATTTATGCAAAAATTTTTATAATGTTCCTTTTTTTGTGATCATTTTAATCGTATCAGGTGTAGCTATTCTTGGAAATATGCAAGGATATTGGTTCGGATATAAATCAGGAAAACTCTTATATAAAAAGAAGGATTCCTTTTTTTTTAAAAAAAAACATTTAATTTTAGCAAAATTGTTTTATAATAAATATAAAACTACCGCTCTTATCATGAGTCGTTTTTTACCTATGTTTCGTACTTTTGCTCCTATTGTTGCAGGAGCAATTCGTATAGAATTTAAAAAATTTATGATATATAACATTATTGGAGCACTTGCTTGGACTTTTTCTATCATGTCAGCTGGACATTATTTAGATAAAAGTTTTCCAGAATTAAAAAATCATCTTGAATGGATTATTTTATTAATTGTATTGATTACAACTTTGCCAATTTTAGTGAAACTAAGAATAAATAAGAATAAAAAAATATTTATCTAAATTTTTTAAATTTATGTTTACAAATTCTTTTATAAAAAAAGAATTCTTGTATAATAGCTTTACATTGGTTTTTCATAATTCCAGATACAAATTCTGTTTTAGGATGTAATTTAACACCCGAACACAAGAACCCTCTTTTTGAGGGATTGGTAGCCCCACAAACAACTCTTCCTATTTGAGACCAAAACAAAGCTCCAGCACACATCACACATGGTTCTAAGGTTACATATAAAGTACATTTTTTTATATATTTTTTTTTAAAATAATCAGATGCCAAGTTGATTACTAACATTTCTGCATGTGCAGTAATATTACATAACGTTTCAGTTAAATTATGAGCTGTTGCTATAACCATATTTTGATATGTAATTGCAGCCCCTATGGGGATCTCATTTTTATGAAAAGCAATAAAGGCCTCTTTTAAAGCTATTTTCATAAAATCAAAATCTAAAGACATTATTTATTTTATTTTTGTTTTATCATCTTTTTCTTTATTCTCTTCTTCTTGAGCCCCTTTCACAATTGTACGAGTATTTTTTACATTTGCTATCAATGTATGAGAAGGATGTAATATAGTATATTGATTATTATATAAATCTCCAACTGTTATTTTATCTCCTATATCTAAAGAATCAATATTAAATTGAATATATTCTGGCATATTATCTATACTTGCTTTCACCTTTAATTTTCTAACAGGAGAATAATATTTTCCTCCTTTTGCTACTCCAATAGGTCTTCCAAAAGATTTTACAGGAATTTCCAATGTCATAGATTTTGATTTATCAATTTTATAAAAATCTACATGTAATATTTTTTCATTAACAGGATCAAATTGGATTTCCTTTCGAATAGCATTGATACTTTTATCGTATCCCTCTATTTTTAAAATAACACCATATATTTCTATAGTGTAGACTATTTTTCTCAAATTTTCTAGTGAAGAATAAAACGGGATATTCATGTTTTTTCCGTATAAAATGCATGGTATGTTTCCGGAAAGTCGAATGGAACGAACTGCTTTTTTTCCCAAATCTCTTTTATGTCCGTATATATTTACATATTTCATATTATAAATTTATTACTAATGGATTCATCTTTATGGACTGATTGCATCACTTCTGCAAAAAGTGGAGCGCAAGACAAAACTTTAATCTTATCATGAATTTTATTTTTATTTATAGGAATCGTATCAGTCA
This DNA window, taken from Blattabacterium sp. (Nauphoeta cinerea), encodes the following:
- a CDS encoding nucleoside deaminase: MSLDFDFMKIALKEAFIAFHKNEIPIGAAITYQNMVIATAHNLTETLCNITAHAEMLVINLASDYFKKKYIKKCTLYVTLEPCVMCAGALFWSQIGRVVCGATNPSKRGFLCSGVKLHPKTEFVSGIMKNQCKAIIQEFFFYKRICKHKFKKFR
- a CDS encoding 50S ribosomal protein L25, which encodes MKYVNIYGHKRDLGKKAVRSIRLSGNIPCILYGKNMNIPFYSSLENLRKIVYTIEIYGVILKIEGYDKSINAIRKEIQFDPVNEKILHVDFYKIDKSKSMTLEIPVKSFGRPIGVAKGGKYYSPVRKLKVKASIDNMPEYIQFNIDSLDIGDKITVGDLYNNQYTILHPSHTLIANVKNTRTIVKGAQEEENKEKDDKTKIK
- the gyrA gene encoding DNA gyrase subunit A, translating into MNESEGEKLISINIEDEMKSSYIDYSMSVIISRALPDVRDGLKPVHRRVLYGMYQLGILFNSSYKKSARIVGEVLGKYHPHGDISVYDTMVRMTQKWTLRYPLIDGQGNFGSLDADPPAAMRYTEVRMQKISEEMLLDIKKETVDMQSNFDDSLEEPTVLPTRIPNLLINGSSGIAVGMATNIPPHNLKETINAICAYIDNNEISIEEIIKYIKAPDFPTGGIIYGYDGVKNAFHTGKGRIVLRAKIHLEEIHGRQCVIVDEIPYQVNKADMIARTVELMKEGKMEGINQIRDESDRNGLRIVYILKQNTNPNILLNKLFQYTPLQTYFNVNNIALVDGKPVQLNIKSFIRYFVNHRHNVIIRRTKYELKKCQNRVHILSGFLKILDHLDLMIQLIQKSKNHYDACDRLTHKFQISKNQSKSILDMKLQSLTFLEIDKLQKEYDELIKKIEFFKTILKEHSTRTKIIKEELLDIKRKYQDTRRTQIDYSGNKVNIEDLIENEQVVLTISHAGYIKRTSLSEYKRQGRGGVGNRGATARESDFFKHLLIATNHQYLLFFTEKGKCFWLRVYEIPEGSKISKGRAIQNIIHLQQDDKVNAYILTGDLTNKKYIKDYYVMMITQKGIIKKTSLENYSRPRKDGINAIIIRKGDSLLEAILTKGDSHVFIAVKSGRIIRFSEKKVRSTGRTSSGVIGINMNHKDSVVGMICVDVERKEKGHLLVVSEKGFGKRSHIKDYRITNRGGKGIKTINITQKTGNLISVKYVTDQDDLMIIKKSGIIIRIPISDIRVMGRTTQGVRLINLKENDAIADVAKVYKPIMEFH
- a CDS encoding DedA family protein, which translates into the protein MSDIWDVFQHLFNPRWIFLYFGNAALFILLAIIFAETGFFIGFFLPGDSLLFTAGIFGKDLCKNFYNVPFFVIILIVSGVAILGNMQGYWFGYKSGKLLYKKKDSFFFKKKHLILAKLFYNKYKTTALIMSRFLPMFRTFAPIVAGAIRIEFKKFMIYNIIGALAWTFSIMSAGHYLDKSFPELKNHLEWIILLIVLITTLPILVKLRINKNKKIFI
- the aroB gene encoding 3-dehydroquinate synthase, which codes for MKKKEEFIYFHEEAYDVLQNYLLYQVDSIKNIFILVDDITSVHCIPVLFRHINFLKKSNLIKIKSGEKEKNIYTCIQICKDLEKLKATRKSLIINLGGGVITDIGGFVASIFKRGIRFVNIPTTLLGMVDAAIGYKTGVNLGSIKNEIGSFYIPKFLIIDPNFLKTLPNKEILSGMAEMFKHGLIADKNFWKEMDKIQTDIIKNENEWIHLIQKSILIKQKIVDQDPKEKGLRKILNFGHTIGHALESYFMSIKEMLHGVAVTMGMIYESWISFKINGLSLSDYREIRSKFYTLYPIQNQISQLEIEKLLRIMEHDKKNEKIKFNFLY